From one Dysidea avara chromosome 9, odDysAvar1.4, whole genome shotgun sequence genomic stretch:
- the LOC136267490 gene encoding uncharacterized protein: MARSRVAPLKDHTLPKLELMAAVTAAQLGTFILSALQRHLSEITVRLWSDSQIVLHWIFSTKTLKQFVANRVREICDIFPTSVWKYCPTNDNAADLLTRGIAATQLTSSQLWLKGPTWLQSECDWPSWSLTSVHHIHTTEEVEPITSNTEQPTIPQPGLHQIIDITRYSKLAHLYRTTAYVLRFINNTRKASQKENGVITVTELNTAQKLWIKSAQEQVFANELVDLKSKSTKRLPLVRQLRLQLNKDGLIFCGGRIHNAPLSHLTKFPLLLPKKHYFTQLIIRDIHEKHCHAGTNSTVTYLHEMYWIPAARQCVRYILKQCVVCNKVSGTHYRAPDPQPLPKHRVQMMNPFSVTGVDFTGALYIRTTNGEDKVYICLFTCANTHAVHLEVVSDLSEETFLQAFRRFASRKSLPQLMVSDNASTFMAAAEELKHLFKSDKVHEGLARQGVEWKFIPCRAPWYGGYWERLIGLTKSSLKKTLGRAHVTLTSLQTLVVEIEAHLNNRPLTYVSSELNDLEPLTPSHLLYGRLIITTPHPTVEREEIDDEDYTINPSSHSSLSKKAKTQALIIEHFWNRWKREYLTSLRETHTANGANKEIVKVGDVVIVHDDCPRAKWRLAVVKELQRGYDGFVRSVSIQTTTGVTTRPIMKLYPLEVNIETTVENNTDDDRPSNDDNNPHDSSSSPTEEPQTPVRPQRRAAARAKDKMTEWSKILRRREDLTD, from the coding sequence ATGGCAAGGTCACGTGTTGCACCACTTAAGGACCACACCCTACCCAAACTGGAGCTAATGGCAGCAGTCACAGCAGCACAGCTTGGAACGTTCATTCTATCTGCACTGCAACGACACTTATCAGAGATAACTGTTCGACTTTGGAGTGATAGCCAAATTGTCCTCCATTGGATATTCAGCACCAAAACACTCAAGCAGTTTGTAGCCAACCGAGTCAGGGAAATCTGTGACATATTTCCTACCTCAGTGTGGAAGTATTGTCCCACAAATGATAATGCTGCAGACCTTTTAACCAGGGGAATTGCTGCAACCCAACTGACATCCTCACAGCTTTGGCTCAAGGGCCCAACCTGGTTACAATCTGAATGTGATTGGCCCTCATGGTCACTCACTTCTGTCCATCATATCCACACCACTGAAGAAGTTGAACCAATTACCTCTAACACAGAACAACCAACTATCCCCCAACCAGGATTACACCAGATTATAGACATAACCAGGTACAGCAAGTTAGCACATCTCTACAGAACTACAGCTTATGTCTTACGGTTCATCAACAACACCCGGAAGGCATCTCAGAAAGAGAATGGAGTCATCACAGTTACTGAACTCAACACTGCACAGAAGCTGTGGATTAAGTCAGCACAAGAACAGGTATTTGCAAATGAACTTGTGGATCTCAAGTCGAAATCAACAAAGCGACTACCCTTAGTCCGACAACTTCGTCTCCAACTGAACAAAGATGGCCTAATTTTCTGTGGTGGGAGGATACATAATGCTCCTTTATCCCATTTGACGAAGTTTCCACTTCTGCTACCGAAGAAACATTATTTCACACAACTCATTATTCGTGATATCCATGAAAAGCATTGTCATGCTGGAACAAATAGCACAGTGACATACCTGCATGAAATGTACTGGATTCCAGCAGCCAGACAGTGTGTGAGATATATACTGAAGCAGTGCGTTGTGTGTAACAAGGTTTCCGGAACCCATTACAGAGCACCTGACCCACAACCACTTCCAAAGCACCGAGTCCAGATGATGAACCCCTTCAGTGTAACGGGTGTGGATTTTACTGGTGCACTGTACATTCGAACAACAAATGGAGAAGACAAGGTTTATATATGCTTGTTCACATGCGCCAACACTCATGCTGTACATCTGGAGGTGGTGAGTGATCTGTCAGAAGAGACGTTCTTACAAGCATTTCGTCGATTTGCTAGTAGAAAGTCATTGCCTCAACTCATGGTGTCTGACAACGCCTCAACATTTATGGCAGCTGCTGAAGAACTGAAGCACTTGTTCAAGTCAGATAAGGTACATGAAGGTTTAGCAAGACAGGGGGTAGAGTGGAAATTCATTCCTTGTCGAGCTCCATGGTATGGTGGGTATTGGGAGCGTCTCATTGGATTAACTAAGAGCTCACTGAAGAAGACGCTTGGCCGTGCACATGTTACTCTAACCAGCTTACAGACATTGGTAGTGGAAATAGAGGCACACCTGAACAACCGTCCATTAACGTACGTCAGCTCAGAACTGAATGACCTGGAACCCTTGACACCCTCACATCTTCTTTACGGGAGGTTGATAATCACCACGCCTCATCCAACAGTAGAACGAGAGGAAATTGACGACGAAGACTATACCATCAATCCTTCCTCACATTCCAGTCTTAGTAAGAAGGCCAAGACTCAAGCGCTCATCATTGAACATTTCTGGAATCGTTGGAAAAGAGAATATCTCACATCACTACGAGAAACTCACACTGCCAATGGAGCGAATAAGGAGATTGTGAAGGTTGGTGATGTAGTAATTGTACATGACGATTGCCCGAGAGCCAAGTGGCGATTAGCTGTAGTCAAGGAATTACAGAGAGGATATGACGGATTTGTGAGATCAGTTAGCATTCAAACAACCACTGGCGTAACCACTAGACCAATCATGAAGCTTTATCCACTGGAGGTTAACATAGAAACTACAGTAGAGAATAATACTGATGATGACCGTCCGTCTAATGATGATAATAACCCCCATGATTCATCCTCGTCTCCTACTGAAGAACCCCAGACGCCTGTACGACCTCAGAGAAGGGCTGCAGCTAGAGCTAAGGACAAGATGACTGAATGGAGCAAAATATTGCGGCGCCGGGAGGATCTCACAGACTGA
- the LOC136267491 gene encoding uncharacterized protein: MEGLTKLQGSRKAFRSHLTRIYGKVEALDLTQPLTKAIATDVTMYIEQMNRKAETLRQLDAKISSAIEDVSELEQDTFEAEGIQDTIIEKTVRLKRYLEQQPSTTVGTGTVHSVSHTSSASRLPKLVLPTFAGEPIKWQSFWDSFEAAVHLNNSLTDVEKFNYLWAQLEGEAARTVSGFTLTNTNYEQSVTLLKARFGQPQRIVNAHMQALLDVQSPSNTAASLRQLHDTIEIHIRGLESLGKERASFGDLLVPIVFGKLPPPIKRNLTREHPSQECNIDKLRQAIEKEIIILESGLDVQGERSQSTLTGSFHTSTHKKQPNSLPDDRRAVSSKPSCVYCKGPHSPLHCNTVTDVHARVDIVRGEKLCFNCLGHQKAAQCNSKNRCKVCHKKHHTSLYGMDGGPRSVPANQHHQTVASQPLQGTLRTTAQTFVPNQPSDSTNSNPTQQISTNLATTTHSLLSSNQSSVCLLKTAIALAKGGTNIASANILFDEGAQRSFITQALADQLRTISCYKEDLCISSFGGETTANTAVDVVKIQLETNLGDINILALVVPKIATLLQYFASTNLHELTYLHGLRLAHPVGNEERFDISLLIGADYYWDIVEDRIIRGRGPTAMQSKLGYLLSGPLPLPVQSNVTGVLHACTTQVLDLSDIDESVPVPRPNSSLQFASQPSAVFMKAYQRDCISRDKDGSYIVGFPWKLDHPILPTNLTICERQARTLARKLGRQPELLKLYSNIIAEQEERNFIEQISPSVIQNTRGVHYLPHHPVQKNSPTTPVRIVYNCSFRPSQYHASLNDCLMAGSPPSIDLSSILLRFRLHHYALSTDIEKAFLHVRLKENDRHFTRFLWLSDPSNPDSPLITYRFKVVLFGSTSSPFMMNATLDHHLNSHTSEVSTNMKENFYVDNIISGCQSEEAIIQYYTTARTIMSEANFNLRSWASNSRQLQITAQADHTLDLNTTREIKPNDTTPVTKRSVLQGASRQYDPLGWLAPVTIRAKLFIQELWRKQVAWDDPLEQELQNDWCQIAADVENAACIVLNHKYFALSSS; this comes from the exons ATGGAGGGATTGACCAAGTTGCAAGGCTCGCGCAAAGCCTTTCGATCCCATCTAACGCGCATCTACGGGAAGGTAGAAGCATTGGACTTGACACAACCACTCACCAAAGCCATCGCCACTGATGTTACAATGTATATTGAACAAATGAACAGGAAAGCAGAAACTTTACGACAGTTAGATGCAAAGATTTCGTCCGCGATTGAAGACGTCAGCGAATTGGAACAGGATACGTTCGAAGCTGAAGGGATACAGGATACAATAATCGAGAAGACAGTTCGATTGAAGCGATACCTGGAGCAGCAACCTAGTACTACAGTGGGCACTGGAACAGTTCATAGCGTATCCCACACTTCATCGGCCAGTCGCCTTCCAAAGTTAGTTTTACCTACATTTGCTGGCGAACCGATTAAGTGGCAGAGCTTCTGGGACTCCTTTGAGGCAGCAGTCCATCTCAACAACAGCCTCACTGATGTGGAGAAATTCAATTATCTTTGGGCTCAATTAGAGGGTGAAGCAGCCAGGACAGTGAGTGGATTCACACTGACCAACACCAACTATGAACAATCTGTTACGTTGCTCAAGGCAAGATTTGGTCAGCCACAACGAATTGTGAATGCACATATGCAAGCCCTGCTTGATGTACAATCCCCCTCCAACACGGCTGCTAGTCTTCGACAGCTACATGACACGATTGAAATCCACATCAGGGGTTTAGAGTCGTTGGGAAAGGAAAGGGCATCATTTGGAGATCTTCTAGTCCCAATTGTGTTTGGAAAGTTACCTCCACCCATCAAACGAAATCTGACTCGGGAACACCCTTCACAGGAATGTAATATTGATAAACTCCGCCAAGCCATCGAGAAGGAGATCATTATCCTTGAGTCTGGACTTGATGTTCAAGGGGAAAGGAGTCAATCTACCTTGACAGGATCATTTCACACTAGTACACACAAGAAACAGCCAAACTCACTTCCAGATGACAGAAGAGCAGTAAGTTCTAAGCcatcatgtgtgtactgtaaggGCCCACATTCACCTTTACACTGTAATACAGTAACTGATGTACATGCAAGAGTAGACATTGTGAGGGGAGAGAAACTATGTTTTAATTGTTTGGGACACCAAAAGGCTGCACAATGTAATTCTAAGAATCGATGTAAAGTTTGTCATAAGAAACACCATACCAGCCTATATGGAATGGATGGTGGCCCCAGATCAGTACCCGCAAACCAACATCACCAGACTGTTGCATCCCAGCCTTTGCAAGGCACACTACGTACGACCGCTCAAACCTTTGTGCCCAACCAACCATCTGATTCAACTAATTCCAATCCCACCCAACAGATTAGTACCAACTTAGCTACAACCACACACTCCTTACTTAGTAGTAATCAGAGCTCAGTGTGTCTATTGAAAACAGCCATAGCATTGGCGAAGGGTGGTACCAACATAGCTTCCGCTAATATTTTGTTTGATGAAGGGGCACAAAGATCATTCATAACACAAGCTTTAGCTGACCAACTACGAACAATCTCCTGTTACAAGGAGGATCTGTGCATCTCGTCATTCGGTGGAGAGACCACCGCCAATACTGCAGTTGACGTCGTCAAAATTCAGCTTGAAACCAACTTAGGCGACATAAACATTTTGGCACTAGTTGTCCCAAAGATTGCTACACTCCTACAGTACTTTGCTAGCACAAATCTACATGAGCTTACCTATCTACACGGACTACGACTAGCTCATCCAGTTGGCAATGAAGAAAGGTTTGATATCTCCCTACTGATAGGTGCTGACTATTACTGGGATATAGTGGAGGATCGCATCATAAGAGGCAGGGGACCCACAGCCATGCAGTCAAAACTAGGGTATTTACTCTCCGGACCATTACCACTACCTGTACAGTCCAATGTCACTGGTGTTCTCCATGCTTGTACCACCCAAGTGCTAGACTTGTCTGACATAGATGAATCAGTCCCAGTTCCCCGTCCCAATTCTTCCCTGCAATTTGCAAGCCAACCTTCAGCAGTATTCATGAAAGCCTATCAACGTGATTGCATTTCACGGGACAAGGATGGTTCGTATATTGTTGGTTTTCCCTGGAAACTAGACCATCCCATTCTCCCAACTAATCTAACCATCTGTGAACGTCAAGCAAGAACATTGGCAAGGAAGTTAGGACGTCAACCAGAGCTGCTCAAACTGTATAGCAATATTATTGCTGAACAGGAAGAACGGAACTTTATTGAACAAATTTCCCCGTCAGTCATCCAGAACACCAGAGGAGTACACTACCTACCACACCACCCAGTGCAGAAGAATTCTCCAACAACCCCTGTGAGAATCGTCTACAATTGCAGTTTTCGACCATCACAATACCATGCAAGCCTCAATGACTGCTTAATGGCTGGTAGCCCACCTTCAATTGACCTGAGTAGCATATTGCTACGTTTCCGTTTACACCACTATGCCCTATCAACGGACATCGAGAAGGCTTTTCTTCATGTAAGACTTAAAGAAAATGACAGACACTTTACTCGATTTCTTTGGTTATCTGACCCAAGTAATCCAGACAGCCCTCTCATCACATACCGATTCAAGGTGGTACTTTTCGGCTCAACCAGCTCCCCATTCATGATGAATGCAACCTTAGATCACCATCTCAATTCTCATACTTCAGAAGTATCAACCAATATGAAAGAAAATTTTTATGTTGACAATATTATTTCTGGTTGCCAATCAGAGGAAGCCATTATCCAGTATTATACAACAGCGAGAACCATCATGAGTGAAGCTAACTTTAATCTACGCTCTTGGGCATCAAACAGTCGACAGTTACAGATAACAGCCCAGGCAGATCATACACTTGACTTGAACACCACA CGGGAGATTAAACCCAATGATACAACTCCTGTCACAAAACGAAGTGTATTACAAGGAGCATCACGTCAATATGATCCCCTTGGATGGCTAGCTCCCGTTACCATCCGTGCAAAGTTGTTTATACAAGAACTATGGAGGAAACAAGTTGCTTGGGATGACCCTCTAGAACAAGAACTTCAGAACGATTGGTGTCAGATAGCAGCAGATGTAGAGAATGCAGCCTGCATAGTTTTGAACCACAAGTACTTTGCCTTGTCATCAAGTTAG